A stretch of the Thiomicrorhabdus indica genome encodes the following:
- the cysE gene encoding serine O-acetyltransferase has product MAQEKNLYKNKNSKDNPMFKRLRSDINCVFDRDPAARNTFEVLTTYPGLHAILFYRLAHVLWGWKLKWLSRWLSGFARWFTGIEIHPAAKIGDRLFIDHGMGVVVGETAEIGDDCTLYHGVTLGGTSWQKGKRHPTLGNGVVVGAGAKVLGPIEVGDNCRIGSNAVVLKPIESGKTVVGIPGRVVKKSSANEKRRAQMAEKIGFDAYGVSQETPDPVEKAIYSLLDHIQVQDEKLQKLSEALVKVGGETIDMHFPDLRDAVLEPDDPEQAAHLKPEDEKENSSKPHNRADYEK; this is encoded by the coding sequence ATAGCACAAGAAAAGAATCTATATAAAAACAAAAATTCTAAGGATAATCCAATGTTTAAACGGCTACGTTCTGATATAAATTGTGTGTTTGATCGAGATCCTGCGGCACGAAATACGTTTGAGGTTTTGACAACCTATCCCGGATTGCATGCGATTTTATTCTATCGGCTTGCGCATGTATTGTGGGGGTGGAAATTGAAATGGCTGTCGCGTTGGTTATCTGGCTTTGCGCGATGGTTTACAGGTATAGAGATTCACCCTGCGGCAAAAATTGGTGATCGTCTGTTTATTGATCATGGTATGGGTGTCGTGGTTGGTGAAACTGCCGAAATTGGTGATGATTGCACGCTCTATCATGGTGTAACGCTTGGAGGGACTTCATGGCAAAAAGGAAAACGTCATCCAACGTTGGGAAATGGTGTGGTTGTTGGGGCAGGAGCTAAAGTATTAGGCCCAATTGAAGTGGGTGATAATTGCCGAATAGGTTCTAATGCAGTCGTTCTGAAGCCAATTGAGTCAGGTAAAACCGTAGTTGGGATCCCAGGGCGCGTAGTTAAAAAATCTTCTGCGAATGAAAAGCGCCGTGCGCAGATGGCAGAAAAAATTGGTTTTGATGCCTATGGGGTTTCTCAGGAAACGCCGGATCCGGTTGAAAAGGCGATTTATAGTTTGCTTGATCATATTCAGGTTCAAGACGAAAAGTTGCAGAAACTTTCCGAAGCTTTAGTAAAAGTTGGGGGAGAAACGATTGATATGCATTTTCCTGATTTAAGAGATGCGGTTTTAGAGCCTGATGACCCTGAGCAAGCTGCACATTTAAAACCTGAAGATGAAAAAGAAAATTCTTCAAAGCCTCACAATAGGGCTGATTACGAAAAGTAG
- a CDS encoding Rrf2 family transcriptional regulator, translating into MKLTSKGRYAVTAMLDIALNQEKGAITLSLISERQGISLSYLEQIFAKLKRAQLVSSARGPGGGYRLSRNPKEISVGQIIHAVDENLDASQCSGQQNCKGGEECLSHQLWCEVSSKIDDFLQGIALQDVMDKQQVEQKEVRFG; encoded by the coding sequence ATGAAACTTACTTCAAAAGGGCGTTACGCTGTCACAGCGATGCTTGATATTGCTTTGAACCAAGAGAAAGGTGCGATTACTTTGTCTTTGATTTCTGAGCGTCAGGGGATTTCGTTATCGTATTTAGAACAAATTTTTGCAAAATTAAAGCGCGCGCAACTGGTTTCAAGTGCTCGTGGTCCAGGAGGTGGGTATCGTCTAAGCCGTAACCCAAAGGAAATTTCTGTTGGGCAAATTATTCATGCAGTGGATGAAAACTTGGATGCCAGTCAATGTTCAGGTCAGCAGAACTGTAAGGGCGGAGAGGAGTGCTTATCTCATCAGCTTTGGTGTGAAGTTAGTTCAAAGATTGATGATTTTCTTCAAGGGATTGCGCTTCAAGATGTGATGGATAAACAGCAGGTTGAACAGAAGGAAGTTCGGTTTGGCTAA
- a CDS encoding RNA methyltransferase → MIEDYCLDPNLQKIRVVLVETSHPGNIGAIARAMKNMGLSELVLVKPKEFPSQVASARASSASDILDRARVVQSLDEALVGCKLAFGASARLRKVSWPQLDVRETAELAIKTVVEDQATVAMVFGREDSGLSNAEMDKCHYLSHIPSNPTYSSLNISQAVQVFAYECLMATNVKSVHQKEGYRHKLASSDQLEGFYDHLYQALQDIGFLDPNKNARFMRRMRRLFNRSQLDIKEVDILRGILRATQRKLGAKDSQKID, encoded by the coding sequence ATGATTGAAGATTACTGTCTTGACCCTAACTTACAAAAAATTCGAGTGGTTTTGGTGGAGACATCTCATCCAGGAAATATTGGCGCTATCGCTCGCGCTATGAAAAACATGGGGTTGAGTGAACTGGTGTTGGTTAAACCAAAAGAGTTTCCTTCACAAGTCGCCTCTGCTCGGGCGTCGAGTGCCAGCGATATTCTTGACAGAGCTCGAGTCGTACAGTCATTGGATGAGGCTTTGGTCGGATGTAAGCTTGCATTCGGTGCGAGTGCACGTTTAAGAAAAGTGTCTTGGCCACAATTGGATGTCCGCGAAACGGCTGAATTAGCAATTAAAACAGTGGTAGAGGATCAAGCAACCGTTGCTATGGTGTTTGGTCGTGAAGATTCTGGTTTAAGTAATGCTGAGATGGATAAGTGTCACTATTTGTCGCATATTCCATCAAATCCAACTTATAGCTCGCTTAATATTAGTCAGGCAGTACAGGTTTTTGCGTATGAATGCTTAATGGCGACAAATGTAAAGTCGGTGCATCAAAAAGAAGGGTATCGCCATAAATTAGCTTCCAGTGATCAATTGGAAGGGTTTTATGACCATTTATATCAAGCCCTTCAGGATATTGGTTTTTTAGATCCAAACAAAAATGCTCGATTTATGCGTCGAATGCGTCGATTATTTAATCGTTCGCAGTTGGATATTAAAGAAGTCGATATCCTGCGTGGAATTTTACGGGCGACCCAGCGCAAGTTGGGTGCAAAAGATTCGCAGAAAATAGATTAA
- a CDS encoding HesB/IscA family protein, which yields MAVTLTESASQRVQDMIAKRGAGIGLRVSTKVSGCAGFAYVVDYADSIDEGDQVFESFGTKVVVDAKSLANIDGMEIDYVRESLLNEGFEFNNPNVKDSCGCGESFTV from the coding sequence ATGGCAGTTACTCTTACAGAATCAGCGTCACAAAGAGTTCAAGATATGATTGCTAAACGTGGGGCTGGTATCGGTTTGCGCGTCTCTACTAAAGTGAGTGGTTGTGCAGGATTTGCTTATGTTGTCGATTATGCGGATTCTATCGACGAAGGTGATCAAGTTTTTGAGAGCTTTGGGACTAAGGTTGTAGTGGATGCTAAAAGTCTAGCAAATATTGATGGGATGGAAATTGATTACGTGCGCGAGAGCCTTTTGAATGAGGGGTTTGAGTTCAATAATCCAAATGTGAAGGACAGCTGCGGTTGTGGTGAGTCCTTTACTGTCTAA
- the ndk gene encoding nucleoside-diphosphate kinase, which yields MFKGSSVQKTFSIIKPDAVKRNLIGKILQRFEDNGLQVTASKMIQLTAEQAEGFYAEHKGRDFYEPLVAYMLSGPIIVQVLQGENAIAKNREIMGVTDPSKAAEGTIRKDFALSVRENSVHGSDSPESAAREISFFFNESEICER from the coding sequence GTGTTCAAAGGATCTAGCGTGCAAAAGACATTTTCAATCATTAAGCCAGATGCCGTTAAACGAAATCTTATTGGAAAAATTCTCCAAAGGTTTGAGGACAATGGCCTTCAGGTTACCGCTTCTAAGATGATTCAGTTGACAGCAGAACAGGCTGAAGGGTTTTATGCGGAACACAAAGGGCGTGATTTTTACGAGCCTTTAGTGGCTTACATGCTTTCTGGGCCAATTATTGTCCAAGTGCTTCAAGGTGAGAATGCGATTGCAAAGAATCGGGAGATTATGGGGGTGACAGATCCTTCGAAAGCGGCAGAGGGAACGATTCGCAAAGATTTCGCCTTATCTGTCCGTGAAAACTCAGTGCATGGTTCCGATTCTCCAGAAAGTGCAGCAAGAGAGATTTCTTTCTTTTTTAATGAATCTGAAATTTGTGAGCGCTAA